Proteins from a single region of Macrotis lagotis isolate mMagLag1 chromosome 2, bilby.v1.9.chrom.fasta, whole genome shotgun sequence:
- the RHEX gene encoding regulator of hemoglobinization and erythroid cell expansion protein, producing MDNDSRSSSKQAELWHVILIEVMGLFLQAILLLVLYILLCRQIANYYEQMVKTVSAQIQVQTQVQTQTQIQGQTQAPKRSEGNNDAPVSKKRESKRSAPGPVLSYRDDNDSDSDSSSDSSDSSESYPTASTSKAPQDINYSSLVFPVTGCRKPLSPEDYENIKAAGDYVNVNPKEHKNYAWNFDYSFSSEKVEYTEVAM from the exons ATGGACAATGACAGTAGATCGAG ctccaAGCAAGCTGAACTCTGGCATGTCATTCTGATTGAAGTAATGGGCTTATTCCTTCAGGCTATTCTCCTCTTAGTCCTATACATTTTACTCTGCAGACAAATAG CCAACTACTATGAGCAAATGGTGAAAACTGTAAGTGCCCAGATCCAGGTCCAAACCCAGGTCCAGACCCAGACCCAAATCCAGGGCCAGACCCAAGCACCAAAGAGGTCAGAAGGCAATAACGATGCACCTGTCTCAAAAAAGAGAGAGTCTAAGAGGAGTGCTCCAGGACCTGTTTTGTCTTATAGGG ATGATAATGACAGTGACAGTGATTCCTCCTCAGACAGCTCTGACAGTTCTGAAAGTTATCCTACAGCTTCTACCAGCAAG GCACCCCAGGATATAAATTatagcagcctggtctttccagTCACTGGTTGCCGAAAGCCTTTGTCTCCTGAGGACTATGAGAACATAAAGGCAGCTGGTGATTATGTCAATGTGAACCCCAAAGAGCATAAAAACTATGCCTGGAATTTCGATTATTCCTTTTCCTCTGAGAAAGTGGAGTACACAGAAGTGGCTATGTGA